In a single window of the Microcoleus sp. FACHB-831 genome:
- a CDS encoding SWIM zinc finger family protein has translation MSDYEIETREWWAQQWIDLLEKSRFKKRLERARNYAMQGNVLSIEFKGAKVLAKVQGTAPEPYQVSLSLDPFTDEQWGYTIETMSERAIFSAQLLAGEMPPNIEEVFTANGLSVFPFTLSEVHSRCSCPDKEIPCKHIGAVYYQLGDRFSEDPFVIFQLRGRTKEQIIDVLRKLRGGGDVVSQPEITDAPVSEPPRQPTPINIEQFWQYNEPLDSSLVVIAPPSGDTILDVLGPIPLGDKKASDSQRVMQYLDAIYKAVSQQSMLSAMNVEGS, from the coding sequence ATGAGCGATTACGAAATAGAAACCCGCGAATGGTGGGCGCAACAATGGATTGATTTGCTAGAAAAATCGCGTTTCAAAAAGCGATTAGAAAGGGCACGAAATTATGCAATGCAAGGGAACGTTCTCAGCATCGAGTTTAAAGGTGCAAAAGTTTTAGCCAAAGTGCAAGGTACAGCACCAGAACCTTATCAAGTTTCCCTGTCGCTAGACCCTTTTACTGATGAACAGTGGGGATATACGATTGAAACAATGTCTGAAAGAGCAATTTTTTCAGCACAACTTTTAGCGGGAGAAATGCCGCCAAATATTGAAGAAGTGTTTACTGCAAATGGCCTAAGTGTATTTCCATTTACGCTCTCGGAGGTTCATTCGCGGTGCAGTTGTCCTGATAAAGAGATACCCTGCAAACACATTGGGGCGGTATATTATCAGTTAGGCGATCGCTTCAGCGAAGATCCGTTTGTAATATTTCAGTTGCGGGGTCGAACCAAAGAACAAATTATTGATGTATTGCGAAAGTTGAGGGGTGGTGGCGATGTAGTGTCTCAGCCGGAAATTACTGATGCGCCAGTTAGCGAACCACCGAGACAGCCAACCCCAATAAATATCGAGCAATTTTGGCAGTATAACGAGCCGCTAGACTCATCCTTAGTTGTTATCGCACCACCCAGCGGCGACACAATTTTAGATGTTTTGGGGCCAATTCCTCTAGGGGACAAAAAGGCTTCAGATTCCCAACGGGTGATGCAGTATTTGGATGCAATTTATAAAGCTGTAAGCCAACAGTCGATGCTATCAGCAATGAATGTAGAAGGTAGTTGA
- a CDS encoding PCP reductase family protein → MRDSHLTDVLEWTPAAKTKLKNIPFFVRAQARQRIEQFVRAAGEEVVTAELVEQARLEIGQ, encoded by the coding sequence ATGCGCGACTCTCATTTGACTGATGTTTTAGAGTGGACGCCCGCAGCAAAGACCAAGCTGAAGAATATTCCTTTTTTTGTACGTGCCCAAGCTCGTCAAAGGATTGAGCAGTTTGTTAGGGCGGCTGGGGAAGAAGTTGTGACAGCTGAGTTAGTAGAGCAGGCGCGGTTGGAGATTGGTCAGTAA